In a single window of the Microbacterium sp. SL75 genome:
- a CDS encoding AMP-binding protein encodes MFQSPYPSIEIPDQSIYDYLFGSLEESDLDRAALIDPTTGAETTYRTLRAQVDAFAGALAARGADTETVVAMLCPNVPAFATVFHGILRAGSIITTINSLYTANEIEKQLRDAAATWLVTVSPLLPQAHQAARAVGIPDDQVIVLDGAEGHPDLRSLLGEGRTPPEVSFDPATHVAVLPYSSGTTGVPKGVMLSHRNLVANVHQCRPVIEIGRDDRVLAVLPFFHIYGMTVLLNLALRQRATLVTMPRFDLREFLRTVQEHRCTFLFIAPPIAVALAKHPAVDEFDLSRVHSVFSGAAPLDGETAETAGRRIGARFYQGYGMSELSPVSHAIPAGSDMPVSSVGVLIPGCEARLVDPETGADLEEHGDDGLTAAGEIWVRGPNVMLGYLNRPDATAETLDDEGFLHAGDIGVHHVDGFFTIVDRLKELIKYHGYQIAPAELEALLLSHPKIQDAAVIGVRGDDGEEIPKAFVVAAPDSGLTADDVIAFVAGEVAPHKKVRRVEFIDVIPKSTSGKILRKDLRAREAA; translated from the coding sequence GTGTTCCAGAGTCCGTACCCGAGTATCGAGATCCCCGACCAGAGCATCTACGACTATCTGTTCGGCTCCCTCGAGGAGTCCGATCTCGATCGCGCCGCTCTCATCGACCCCACCACCGGGGCCGAGACCACGTATCGCACCCTGCGCGCGCAGGTCGACGCCTTCGCCGGGGCCCTGGCCGCCCGCGGCGCCGACACCGAGACGGTCGTGGCGATGCTCTGCCCCAATGTCCCCGCCTTCGCGACCGTGTTCCACGGGATCCTCCGCGCGGGATCGATCATCACCACGATCAACTCGCTCTACACGGCGAACGAGATCGAGAAGCAGCTGAGGGATGCCGCGGCCACCTGGCTCGTGACCGTGTCACCGCTGCTGCCGCAGGCGCATCAGGCCGCGCGAGCCGTCGGCATCCCGGACGACCAGGTCATCGTGCTCGACGGAGCGGAGGGGCATCCCGACCTGCGCTCGCTGCTCGGGGAGGGCCGTACCCCGCCCGAGGTGAGCTTCGACCCCGCCACCCACGTCGCCGTGCTGCCGTACTCGTCGGGGACCACCGGAGTGCCCAAGGGCGTCATGCTCTCGCATCGCAACCTCGTCGCGAACGTGCACCAGTGCCGCCCGGTCATCGAGATCGGACGCGACGACCGCGTGCTCGCGGTGCTGCCGTTCTTCCACATCTACGGCATGACGGTGCTGTTGAACCTGGCGCTGCGCCAGCGCGCGACCCTCGTCACCATGCCGAGATTCGACCTGAGGGAGTTCTTGCGCACCGTGCAGGAGCACCGCTGCACCTTCCTCTTCATCGCCCCGCCCATCGCCGTCGCGCTCGCCAAGCACCCCGCCGTCGACGAGTTCGACCTCTCCCGCGTTCACAGCGTGTTCTCGGGCGCGGCCCCTCTCGACGGGGAGACGGCCGAGACCGCCGGCCGACGGATCGGCGCTCGCTTCTACCAGGGCTACGGGATGAGCGAGTTGAGCCCCGTCTCGCACGCGATCCCGGCGGGCTCGGACATGCCCGTCAGCTCGGTGGGGGTGCTCATCCCGGGCTGTGAGGCGCGGCTCGTCGACCCCGAGACCGGCGCCGACCTCGAAGAGCACGGCGACGACGGCTTGACCGCCGCCGGAGAGATCTGGGTTCGCGGACCCAACGTGATGCTCGGGTATCTGAACCGCCCCGACGCGACCGCCGAGACGCTCGATGACGAGGGGTTCCTGCACGCCGGCGACATCGGCGTGCACCACGTCGACGGCTTCTTCACCATCGTCGACCGCCTCAAAGAACTCATCAAGTACCACGGCTACCAGATCGCTCCCGCAGAGCTCGAGGCGCTGCTGCTCTCGCATCCGAAGATCCAGGATGCCGCCGTCATCGGTGTGCGCGGAGACGACGGCGAGGAGATCCCCAAGGCGTTCGTCGTGGCCGCCCCCGACTCGGGACTGACCGCCGACGATGTGATCGCCTTCGTCGCCGGCGAGGTCGCCCCGCACAAGAAGGTGCGCCGAGTCGAGTTCATCGACGTGATCCCCAAGTCGACGTCGGGCAAGATCCTGCGCAAAGACCTTCGGGCCCGCGAAGCCGCCTGA
- a CDS encoding MDR family MFS transporter, protein MSDITRTRRAHTAATDTVMTHRMIMFVIFGLMAGMFLSALDQTVVGTSIRTIGDDLQGLSLQAWVTTAYLIVSTISTPIYGKLSDIFGRRPLFLIAILIFIIGSVLASFSTSMVELAAFRAIQGLGAGGLMSMPLAIMGDILAPRERAKYQGYFLAVFGISSVIGPLVGGLFAGASQILFITGWRWVFLINVPIGIVALAIVWRFLHIPKQPRHSVRIDWWGATTVIVALVPLLLVAEQGREWGWGSPIAIACYVVGALGILAFVIAETAMKDDALIPLKLFRSPTFSMATVIGVLVGFGMFGAMLTLPLYLQLVLGSSPTQSGFEMLPMILGLMIASIASGQIIARTGRYRMFPILGTALMSIGFFLLTFLKYDSPYWHVAIAMLVIGLGLGQLMQTLTIASQNSVGLRDMGVATSGSTFFRQIGGTLGTAVLLSLLFTLMPSNITGSFADRATLTDALDAALDPTVASAPANEKIMSSIYTPIVSKIVDGTTSQLQAGVQQAQDAATQAVSEQVAAGRIPASAQAAATQAALAQAVTAATAQIQQQVPVARVAADGTVSLDFSDATQRAAFVDTAATTIEDQFAAGDENTSVGDSTLDDTSFLVGADARLTKPFLVGFNSSATTVYWTAMGVVLLAFVLSLFFRTPPLRAKSALQEAADERRGKDEEEKRAEEAAAQAGALIAP, encoded by the coding sequence ATGTCAGACATCACTCGAACCAGACGCGCCCATACGGCCGCGACCGACACGGTCATGACGCACCGCATGATCATGTTCGTGATCTTCGGCCTCATGGCCGGCATGTTCCTCTCCGCCCTCGACCAGACCGTGGTCGGCACCTCGATCCGCACGATCGGCGACGACCTGCAGGGCCTGAGCCTGCAGGCGTGGGTCACCACGGCCTACCTGATCGTGTCGACGATCTCGACGCCCATCTACGGCAAGCTCTCCGACATCTTCGGTCGGCGCCCGCTGTTCCTGATCGCCATCCTGATCTTCATCATCGGTTCGGTGCTCGCGAGCTTCTCGACCTCGATGGTCGAGCTCGCGGCCTTCCGCGCCATCCAGGGCCTCGGCGCCGGCGGCCTGATGTCGATGCCGCTCGCGATCATGGGCGACATCCTCGCCCCGCGCGAACGCGCGAAGTACCAGGGCTACTTCCTCGCCGTCTTCGGCATCTCCAGCGTCATCGGGCCACTCGTCGGCGGTCTCTTCGCCGGTGCCAGCCAGATCCTGTTCATCACCGGATGGCGCTGGGTCTTCCTCATCAACGTGCCGATCGGCATCGTCGCGTTGGCGATCGTCTGGCGGTTCCTGCACATCCCGAAGCAGCCGCGTCACTCGGTGCGCATCGACTGGTGGGGCGCGACGACAGTCATCGTCGCCCTCGTTCCGCTCCTGCTCGTGGCCGAACAGGGTCGCGAATGGGGCTGGGGCTCGCCGATCGCGATCGCTTGCTACGTCGTCGGCGCTCTCGGCATCCTGGCCTTCGTCATCGCCGAGACCGCGATGAAGGATGACGCGCTCATCCCGCTCAAGCTCTTCCGCTCCCCCACGTTCTCGATGGCCACCGTCATCGGCGTCCTCGTCGGATTCGGCATGTTCGGCGCAATGCTCACGCTGCCGCTGTACCTGCAGCTCGTGCTGGGCTCGTCGCCCACGCAGAGCGGGTTCGAGATGCTGCCGATGATCCTCGGCCTCATGATCGCCTCGATCGCGAGCGGCCAGATCATCGCGCGCACGGGCCGTTACCGCATGTTCCCGATCCTCGGCACGGCCCTGATGTCGATCGGCTTCTTCCTGCTGACCTTCTTGAAGTACGACAGCCCGTACTGGCACGTCGCGATCGCGATGCTCGTGATCGGACTGGGCCTCGGGCAGCTGATGCAGACGCTCACGATCGCCAGCCAGAACTCGGTGGGTCTACGCGACATGGGCGTGGCCACGAGCGGCTCGACGTTCTTCCGTCAGATCGGTGGAACGCTCGGCACCGCGGTACTGCTGTCGCTGCTGTTCACGCTCATGCCGTCGAACATCACCGGCTCGTTCGCCGACCGCGCGACGCTCACCGACGCCCTCGACGCCGCTCTCGATCCGACGGTCGCCTCGGCGCCGGCGAACGAGAAGATCATGTCGAGCATCTACACCCCGATCGTGTCGAAGATCGTCGACGGTACGACGTCGCAGCTGCAGGCGGGTGTGCAGCAGGCTCAGGATGCCGCGACCCAGGCCGTCTCGGAGCAGGTCGCCGCCGGCCGTATCCCCGCGTCGGCTCAGGCCGCCGCGACCCAGGCCGCGCTCGCTCAGGCCGTCACCGCCGCCACGGCGCAGATCCAGCAGCAGGTGCCGGTCGCGCGCGTCGCCGCCGACGGCACGGTGAGCCTGGACTTCTCGGATGCCACGCAGCGCGCGGCCTTCGTCGACACGGCGGCCACGACGATCGAGGATCAGTTCGCCGCGGGCGACGAGAACACCTCGGTCGGCGACTCGACGCTCGACGACACCTCGTTCCTGGTCGGCGCCGACGCGCGCCTGACCAAGCCGTTCCTCGTCGGCTTCAACTCGTCGGCGACGACCGTGTACTGGACCGCGATGGGCGTCGTGCTGCTGGCCTTCGTGCTGTCGCTGTTCTTCCGCACGCCGCCGCTGCGAGCGAAGTCGGCCCTCCAGGAGGCCGCCGACGAGCGCCGCGGCAAGGACGAGGAAGAGAAGCGCGCCGAAGAGGCCGCCGCCCAGGCCGGAGCGCTCATCGCCCCGTAA
- a CDS encoding DUF3800 domain-containing protein, with amino-acid sequence MLLAYIDEIGEPGAFISRDHERFHTSPSFGYAGFVIEAECARGFGQRFTHEKRTLFASELVDHPNPGQWEKKGASMFRPTTSATHPQHLRVFSGLVKTLRSMRGMLFYYADEKPLGTPKQTNLDPAARETAAMQETLNRLCTYAERRGQNLLVMIDQINEKTRAERLPQMYGHIFRRSADRPEMKRIVEPPMHVDSVLSANIQFADWIAAATTRAIDNQLVRDSPYHWVPGSWSHTMSGSFTHESKLHLWHRGVDDIHNSALFFKERSLYPITGGHRIGDGLPSATLRKIHAAAVRAEEDQRKK; translated from the coding sequence ATGCTCCTGGCCTATATCGACGAAATTGGAGAGCCCGGAGCGTTCATTTCGCGGGATCACGAACGCTTCCACACGAGCCCCTCCTTCGGGTACGCAGGCTTCGTAATCGAAGCGGAGTGCGCTCGGGGCTTCGGGCAGCGATTCACTCACGAGAAGCGAACCCTATTCGCGTCCGAGTTGGTCGATCACCCCAACCCCGGACAGTGGGAGAAGAAGGGGGCGTCGATGTTCCGACCCACGACGTCCGCCACCCATCCTCAGCATCTCAGAGTCTTCAGCGGTCTGGTGAAGACTCTGAGATCGATGCGTGGAATGCTCTTCTACTACGCCGACGAAAAGCCCCTCGGCACACCAAAGCAGACGAACCTAGACCCGGCGGCGCGCGAAACCGCAGCGATGCAAGAAACGCTCAACCGTCTTTGCACCTATGCGGAGAGGCGCGGGCAGAACCTCCTAGTCATGATCGACCAGATCAACGAAAAGACTCGCGCTGAACGCTTGCCGCAGATGTACGGCCACATCTTCCGTCGATCTGCTGATCGCCCAGAGATGAAACGAATCGTGGAGCCCCCGATGCACGTCGACAGCGTTCTGAGTGCGAACATCCAGTTCGCCGATTGGATCGCAGCCGCTACGACGCGGGCGATAGACAACCAGCTCGTTCGCGACTCGCCCTATCACTGGGTACCAGGCTCATGGAGCCACACGATGTCCGGCAGCTTCACGCACGAATCCAAGCTTCACCTTTGGCACCGCGGTGTCGACGATATTCACAACTCAGCGCTGTTCTTCAAAGAGCGGTCTCTCTACCCGATCACCGGTGGTCACCGCATTGGCGATGGCCTACCTTCCGCGACCCTCCGGAAGATTCATGCCGCAGCCGTCCGCGCAGAAGAGGACCAACGCAAGAAGTGA
- a CDS encoding DNA adenine methylase produces MRFRSLSPLRYPGGKSRLADYLARLVSAQSPRPREYAEPFAGGAGAALRLLANEEVRHAHINDLDPGVAAFWRSLFTSTEDFAQLILSAALSVDEWHRMRDIYANPTQYDDVELGFATFYLNRTNRSGILRARPIGGLEQTGNWKIDARFNRDDLADKVRYVGEYRNRVTVTELDARDFLVNMESHTSDVLVYVDPPYLVQGERLYLDGLSYDDHKQLAAQLRSVDLRWFMTYDADERIPNELYAGLRCASFDIAHTAATQHIGSEYAVFAAGINVPDLEIIRGNTARWVA; encoded by the coding sequence ATGAGATTTCGTTCCCTTAGCCCACTTCGTTACCCAGGCGGCAAGAGTCGTTTGGCCGACTACTTGGCGCGCCTCGTCAGCGCGCAAAGCCCACGTCCACGTGAGTACGCAGAGCCGTTCGCCGGAGGAGCCGGCGCCGCTCTCCGGCTGCTAGCAAACGAAGAGGTCCGCCACGCGCACATCAACGATCTCGATCCAGGAGTTGCCGCCTTCTGGCGCTCCCTGTTCACCTCCACGGAGGATTTCGCTCAGCTAATATTGAGCGCCGCCCTGAGCGTTGACGAATGGCATCGAATGCGCGATATTTACGCCAATCCGACGCAGTATGACGATGTCGAACTCGGGTTTGCGACGTTCTACCTAAATCGAACGAATCGGTCGGGCATCCTTCGCGCGAGGCCAATTGGTGGGCTTGAACAGACCGGGAACTGGAAGATCGATGCGCGATTCAATCGCGATGATCTTGCAGACAAGGTCCGCTACGTCGGCGAGTATAGGAACCGCGTAACAGTCACTGAGCTCGACGCGCGTGACTTCCTAGTCAACATGGAGAGTCACACCAGCGACGTCCTCGTATATGTCGACCCTCCCTACCTCGTGCAGGGGGAACGCCTCTATCTTGATGGACTTTCCTACGACGATCACAAGCAACTTGCCGCCCAGCTTCGCTCAGTCGACCTGCGCTGGTTCATGACCTACGACGCGGATGAGCGGATCCCCAACGAGCTTTATGCAGGGCTTCGATGCGCGTCGTTCGATATTGCCCACACGGCTGCGACGCAACACATCGGATCCGAGTACGCAGTTTTCGCGGCGGGGATCAACGTCCCAGATCTCGAGATCATCCGCGGCAACACCGCCCGGTGGGTTGCCTAG
- a CDS encoding ParB/Srx family N-terminal domain-containing protein, giving the protein MGYEPFSIVDVEVDEHNPRFAEPVLGQREAINALLAQGPAKLLNLAEDIAVLGQLDPINPPIVMREGNRVVVLEGNRRFAALKLLRNPDIAIAPATQKALARIRKKAIDLGQTGEGPGQVDCYVVDDRDAAQRWIELRHTGQNDGVGTDPWNSYQSAAFRPRPTAEYRAVLFVRKVLTTFADDNELINDVRSVRDGGKFTNLARLLSRPYVRSQMMIDIKNDVVTLDPENNLTNDILRVVFHDLTTIKVDAIKTGDQQDDYIDEVVAAVSDRHRENRPDDEAGTEFAGEREGAPTSREQTNGAARGGSGDNQEKTSDPHRVAGGSQDEPTRRRKNAPKGEARIFYGLVLKHVDLRTSKLLKEAQKLKIDDAAGVTAVMVRVILEMAMTDIGTSRGWFTEGAKLRSKFRKSLLALDPDAENSQKRDKALDMAWIKTQSGDGDGLAVDEMNAYVHNFMAVPTPDAVRALTTTFRPLLQRLDDFAGANPA; this is encoded by the coding sequence ATGGGGTATGAACCGTTCTCAATCGTTGACGTAGAGGTCGACGAGCACAATCCGCGATTCGCCGAGCCCGTACTAGGACAGCGGGAAGCCATCAACGCGCTTCTTGCCCAAGGACCGGCGAAGCTCTTGAACCTCGCCGAGGACATAGCCGTGCTCGGGCAGCTGGATCCCATCAACCCGCCGATCGTTATGCGCGAGGGTAACCGCGTAGTGGTACTAGAGGGGAACCGCCGATTCGCCGCGTTGAAACTCCTTCGCAATCCGGACATCGCGATCGCGCCGGCAACGCAGAAGGCATTGGCACGCATCAGAAAGAAGGCGATCGACCTGGGGCAAACGGGCGAAGGGCCCGGTCAAGTCGACTGTTACGTCGTCGACGACCGCGATGCCGCTCAGCGGTGGATTGAGCTGCGGCACACCGGCCAGAACGACGGCGTAGGCACGGACCCCTGGAACTCCTACCAGAGCGCCGCGTTCCGCCCCCGCCCAACTGCCGAATACCGCGCCGTGCTGTTTGTTCGTAAAGTTCTGACGACGTTCGCTGACGACAATGAGCTGATCAACGACGTGCGAAGTGTTCGCGACGGCGGGAAGTTCACAAACCTTGCTCGACTGCTGAGCCGACCCTATGTTCGCTCACAAATGATGATCGATATTAAGAACGACGTCGTGACGCTCGATCCGGAGAACAACCTGACCAACGACATTCTGCGTGTCGTATTCCATGACCTCACTACTATCAAGGTCGATGCAATCAAGACAGGCGACCAGCAGGACGACTACATAGATGAGGTCGTAGCGGCCGTGTCCGACAGGCACCGCGAGAATCGCCCTGATGATGAGGCTGGTACGGAGTTCGCGGGTGAGCGCGAGGGAGCACCGACAAGTCGCGAGCAGACGAACGGAGCCGCCAGGGGCGGGAGCGGCGACAATCAAGAGAAGACCAGTGACCCACATCGGGTCGCAGGAGGGAGCCAAGATGAGCCGACTCGCAGGCGGAAGAACGCACCCAAAGGCGAAGCTCGGATCTTCTACGGACTCGTTCTGAAACATGTCGACCTACGCACAAGCAAGCTTCTCAAGGAAGCGCAGAAACTCAAGATCGACGATGCGGCGGGCGTTACAGCAGTGATGGTACGAGTGATCCTCGAGATGGCGATGACCGACATCGGTACGTCGCGCGGTTGGTTCACGGAGGGCGCGAAACTTCGGAGCAAGTTCCGCAAGTCGCTGCTCGCGCTAGATCCGGATGCTGAGAATTCACAGAAGCGCGATAAGGCGCTGGACATGGCTTGGATCAAGACTCAGTCGGGGGACGGCGACGGTCTCGCGGTCGACGAGATGAACGCATACGTTCACAACTTTATGGCTGTTCCAACCCCCGACGCCGTCCGCGCGCTGACCACGACATTCCGGCCGCTTCTACAACGACTGGACGATTTCGCAGGAGCCAATCCGGCATGA
- a CDS encoding DUF4062 domain-containing protein — MDKRYQVFISSTFVDLVDERREVMQALLEMDCMPAGMELFPASNEDQWTLIKGVIEQSDYYLVILGGRYGSMTEEGISYTEMEYDYAVELGIPVMGFVIADPDAIPVGKTDKNEAAGKKLNEFRAKVQSRMTKDWKDAADLGSKVTRGLVHLIKNNPRPGWVRGDRAMTPETRVKIAELEATIAKLEKNEIETSTGTAAQIDESFAHGKEEVRLALVHRGYRSFDGNVEELGDLTYTWDEIIEVLGPFMIDEAPEPVLRKTFDSHMLSDIQNDPGNWSHDLSHESASITDKSWGSIIVQLRALRLIINGTKKRTVSDKAVYWKLTQAGDDYLVALRAVPSAAQQESND, encoded by the coding sequence CAAGCGGTACCAGGTCTTCATCAGCTCGACCTTCGTCGATCTCGTCGACGAGCGCCGCGAGGTGATGCAAGCCCTGCTCGAGATGGACTGCATGCCTGCCGGAATGGAGCTGTTCCCCGCAAGTAACGAGGACCAATGGACGCTGATTAAGGGCGTCATCGAGCAGAGCGACTACTATCTCGTGATCCTCGGCGGCCGGTACGGTTCGATGACGGAGGAAGGCATCAGTTACACGGAGATGGAGTACGACTATGCGGTCGAGCTCGGCATCCCGGTGATGGGTTTCGTCATCGCAGATCCCGACGCGATTCCCGTCGGGAAGACCGACAAGAACGAAGCCGCCGGAAAGAAGCTCAACGAGTTCCGCGCGAAAGTCCAAAGCCGGATGACGAAGGATTGGAAGGACGCGGCGGACCTAGGCTCGAAGGTGACCCGCGGGCTCGTGCACCTGATCAAGAACAATCCCCGCCCTGGGTGGGTGCGCGGCGACCGGGCGATGACGCCTGAGACGCGGGTGAAGATCGCCGAGTTGGAAGCGACGATTGCAAAGCTGGAGAAGAACGAGATCGAGACGAGCACGGGGACCGCAGCTCAGATCGACGAAAGCTTCGCGCATGGTAAAGAGGAAGTGCGACTTGCTCTGGTACACAGGGGGTACAGGAGCTTCGACGGGAACGTCGAGGAGCTGGGGGATCTCACTTACACCTGGGACGAGATCATCGAAGTGCTGGGCCCGTTCATGATTGACGAGGCACCCGAACCGGTGCTCCGAAAGACGTTCGATAGCCACATGCTCAGCGACATTCAGAACGACCCGGGCAACTGGTCGCATGATCTCTCGCACGAGTCGGCCTCGATCACGGACAAATCATGGGGCTCTATCATCGTGCAGTTGCGCGCGCTGCGCCTCATCATCAACGGGACGAAAAAGCGCACCGTCAGCGACAAGGCAGTGTATTGGAAGCTCACGCAGGCCGGCGATGACTACCTAGTGGCGCTGCGGGCGGTGCCGAGCGCCGCGCAGCAGGAAAGCAACGACTGA